One genomic region from Vanessa tameamea isolate UH-Manoa-2023 chromosome 14, ilVanTame1 primary haplotype, whole genome shotgun sequence encodes:
- the LOC113398745 gene encoding uncharacterized protein LOC113398745, with translation MDASYVILGCLLLIQMAAILVLLNPIYDLRRRARHMNNILKRHRSYYFLLVGVYFSFVVYLGMFIPLQNIHNLIANNFLNKYEKLVLLSRAEKNYLIASFSLFLFIVLNGVRSLTSYAANILELSIATNASLGLRKSLKPQKKEVLPPVHILPNLLRVKRSVSHETILFAKELREYLKNILKTAELPYNSCTISNILQANVDRT, from the coding sequence ATGGACGCCAGCTATGTTATTCTAGGTTGCCTACTTCTCATACAGATGGCTGCAATCCTCGTTTTGTTGAACCCTATTTACGACTTAAGAAGAAGAGCCAGGCACATGAATAATATTCTGAAACGTCATAGAAGTTATTACTTCCTTTTAGTCGGCGTGTATTTCAGTTTCGTTGTGTATCTGGGGATGTTTATACCATTACAGAATATACACAATTTGATCGCCAACAACTTCctcaataaatatgaaaaattggTACTTCTAAGCAGAGCcgaaaagaattatttaatcgCTAGTTTTTCGCTTTTCCTTTTCATAGTACTTAATGGTGTAAGATCTTTGACATCTTACGCtgcaaatattttagaattatcaaTTGCGACTAATGCGTCACTAGGTTTAAGAAAATCTCTTAAGCCACAAAAGAAAGAAGTACTCCCTCCGGTGCACATACTACCAAATTTATTAAGAGTGAAAAGGTCAGTATCGCACGAGACAATTTTGTTTGCAAAAGAGCTCCGCGAGTATctgaagaatatattaaaaaccgcTGAGCTGCCATACAATAGCTGTACTATTTCAAATATCTTACAAGCCAATGTAGACCGTACATAA